Genomic window (Symbiobacterium terraclitae):
GCGAGACGCTGGAGGTGCGGCTCTTCGGGCGGGACGAGATCCCCTGGGACCGGCTTGCCTTCCCCAGCACCCGGGACGCGCTCCGGGACCTCCTCGCGCGGTGGGACGACGGGAAGTAGCGAGCAGGGTGTCGGACAGGCCGGCGTGAGCGCTGCAGCGGCAACTGCAGCTCGGCTGCGGGAGGAGGGTCCCACCTGACATGGGCGCAACCGAGATACCTGACGTGAGCCTGTTCACGATGTGTTCTGCCCTTAACCGAAGTGCGCTCCGCGAACTTCCCCACGGCTTTCACGTGCGAAACTGCCGGAAGGGTGAGTTGGAGCTGTGGAAGGGCTTCCCGTTCGACGATCCGGTCGGGGCGGAGCGGCACAGCAGCTACATGACCGCCTTCTACGAGAACGTCTACGCCCGGAAAGGAGACCTGTTCTTCCACAAGTGTCTGTTCGTTTGCGACGCGGCTGACCGTCCCGTCGCAACCTGCTTCGCCTGGAAGGCCTACGACAGAGTCACGACCATCCACTGGCTCAAGGTGCGAAAGGAGTACGAGGGGATGGGGATCGGCCGGGCGCTGCTGTCTGTGGTGATGCAGGGCCTTCAGCCCGACGACTTCCCCGTCTTCCTGCACACGCAGCCTGGCAGTTACCGGGCCATCAAGCTCTACACAGACTTCGGGTTTCACCTTCTGAGCGACCCGGTGATCGGTACCAGGAGGAACGACCTGGAGCAGTGTCTGCCCATCCTCAAGCCGTACATGCCTGAGGAGGCGTACCAGGCGCTCCGGGTCACGCAGGCGCCGGCGTGGTTCCCGGAGGCTGTGCGCTCGTCCGACGTGGTTGAGTTCTAGCACCCATCAGGTGGCACAAGCCGAAGAGGCGCCCCCCACTGGCGGGGAGGCGCCTCGTATGCGTTATTCCGGCGACCGGCGCGCAGTGAGCCTGCCCAGCCACTCGTTCAGGTACCGGGCGGCGACCCGCCGGTGCACCGCTGCCTGCGTCCGCTCGTAGAGCCAGCGTCGGAGGCCGCTGCTGCCCGGGCCGACCAGTGCGGGGTGGTAGCCCTCCACGGCCATCACCAGCCGGTCGGCGTGCAGCTCGAGTCGCAGCTCGCCCCTGTCCTGCATCCCCCGCCGGACCAGGAGGCCGGCGGCGATGGGGAAGCGGATGGCAACCCGGCCTGACCCCTCCAGGATCTCAGGCGCACGGAAGGAGAGCAGGGTGACCCCGCAGAGGCGTGCCGCGACCGCCCCGCAGGGGCTGCACAGCACCCGGAGGAAGGGCCGGGCGAGGCGATCCAGCCAGGCGAAGTAGGCGCGACCCGCCTCCCGCACCTCCTGCACTCCCGGTGAGAGGCAGGCGCCGGGTACATGGAGCGTCTGCACCGACCGGACCTCGCCGGCGCAGA
Coding sequences:
- a CDS encoding GNAT family N-acetyltransferase — translated: MELWKGFPFDDPVGAERHSSYMTAFYENVYARKGDLFFHKCLFVCDAADRPVATCFAWKAYDRVTTIHWLKVRKEYEGMGIGRALLSVVMQGLQPDDFPVFLHTQPGSYRAIKLYTDFGFHLLSDPVIGTRRNDLEQCLPILKPYMPEEAYQALRVTQAPAWFPEAVRSSDVVEF